From Sandaracinaceae bacterium:
GCGGCCTACGCGTCGGCCTTGCCCTGAGGAGAGGCGCCGTGAGGAACCGCCGTCTTGCGGTGCTCCGTGCCCAGCATTAGGAATGGAATGAAGTCATGGCGATCCGTACGATTCTGCACTACCCGGACAAGCGGCTCCGCGAGCCCGGCCAGCCGGTCACCGAGTTCGGACCGGAGCTCGAGAAGCTCGTCGAGGACATGGCCGAGACCATGTACGCCGCGCCCGGCGTCGGCCTCGCGGCCACGCAGATTGGGGAGCCCGTTCGCCTCTTCATCATCGACATCGCGACCGGTGACGACGAGCCCAGCGATCTGCGGGTCTTCGTCAACCCGGAGATCCTCGAGAAGGACGGCGTGCAGCAGTGGGAAGAGGGCTGCCTCTCGTTCCCGGGCGTGCACGAGGAGATCGAGCGCGCCGAGCGCGTGAAGGTCCGCGCGCAGGACGAGAAGGGCGAGTCGTTCGAGCTCGAGGCCGACGGCCTGCTCGCGGTCGCCATCCAGCACGAAAACGACCACCTCGACGGCAAGCTGATGATCGACCGGCTCGGGCTCATCAAGAAGCGCCTCGTGCACCGCTCGATGCTCAAGCGCCAGCCCGAAGCGGCCGAGTAGCCGGTAGCGAGGCGGGGCAGATCGGGTAGAGTCCGGCGCTCATGCGCGCCATCTTCTTCGGAACTCCGCAGCTCGCCGTGCCGAGCCTCGAGGCCGTGCACGACGTCGCCGAGATCGTGCAGGTGATCTGTCAGCCGGACCGCCCGGCGGGGCGCGGCATGAAGCTCCGGCCGCCGCCCGTGAAGGAGCGCGCGCTCGCGCTGGGGCTCGAGGTGACGCAGCCCAAGAAGGTCCGCACCGCCGAGTTCGCGGCGTCCCTCCGCGCGCTGGAGGCGGACGTGGCGGTGGTGATCGCGTACGGGCGAATCCTGCCCCAGGCGGTGCTCGACGCGCCGCGGCGTGGGTGTGTCAACGTGCACGCCTCGTTGCTGCCGAAGCTGCGCGGCGCCGGCCCGATCAACCGAGCCATCGTCGAGGGGCACGCGGAGACCGGCGTCTGCCTGATGCAGATGGACGCGGGCATGGACACCGGCCCGGTGATCACGTGCGCGGCGACGCCGATCGGAGTCGACGAGAACGCGGCCGAGCTCGGCACGCGGCTCGCCGACATGGGCGCGGAGCTCCTGCGCGCGCATCTCGCGGAGTGGGTCGACGGCTCCCTCGAGGTTACTCCTCAGGACCACGACGCCGCGACCCTCGCCCCGCTGCTGAAGAAGGAAGACGGCCGCATCGACTGGAGCCTGCCCGCCCAGCGCGTGCACGACCTCGTGCGCGGCATGTTCCCCTGGCCGGGCGCGTTCACCACGATCGACGGCGAGGTGCTCAAGGTGCACCGGACGCGTCTGCACGACGCCTCCGGGCAGCTCGGCGCGCCTGGCCAGGTGCTTTCGGGGAACGGGCTCGCCGGAGACGGCCTCGTGGTCGCGTGCGGTCAGGGCGCGGTGGCGGTGGAGCGCCTTCAGCTCCAGGGGAAGAAGAAGCTCGACGCGAGAGATTTCCTGGCCGGCCGGCCCATCGCGCCCGGCGCCTTGCTCGGAGAGAAGACGACGTGAAGATCTATACCAAGACTGGCGACTCCGGTGAGACCGGCCTCTTCGGCGGGACCCGCATCTCCAAGGCCTCCGATCGGGTCGAGTCCTACGGTGAGGTCGACGAGCTGAACAGCGTGATCGGGCTCGCGCGGATGAACCCCATCGACGACGAGCGGGACGCGCTGCTCCGGACGATCCAGTCGGAGCTGTTCAACGTGGGCGCGGAGCTCGCGGCGCGGCCGGGCAAGGACGTCGGCATCCCGAAGGTCGACGAGCCGCAGGTGCAGACCCTCGAGCGCGCGATCGACACGGCGGAGGAGGAGCTCGAGCCGCTCGCGTTCTTCATCCTGCCCGGCGGCTCGCCCGCGGCTTCGCACCTTCATCACGCG
This genomic window contains:
- the def gene encoding peptide deformylase — protein: MAIRTILHYPDKRLREPGQPVTEFGPELEKLVEDMAETMYAAPGVGLAATQIGEPVRLFIIDIATGDDEPSDLRVFVNPEILEKDGVQQWEEGCLSFPGVHEEIERAERVKVRAQDEKGESFELEADGLLAVAIQHENDHLDGKLMIDRLGLIKKRLVHRSMLKRQPEAAE
- the fmt gene encoding methionyl-tRNA formyltransferase, yielding MRAIFFGTPQLAVPSLEAVHDVAEIVQVICQPDRPAGRGMKLRPPPVKERALALGLEVTQPKKVRTAEFAASLRALEADVAVVIAYGRILPQAVLDAPRRGCVNVHASLLPKLRGAGPINRAIVEGHAETGVCLMQMDAGMDTGPVITCAATPIGVDENAAELGTRLADMGAELLRAHLAEWVDGSLEVTPQDHDAATLAPLLKKEDGRIDWSLPAQRVHDLVRGMFPWPGAFTTIDGEVLKVHRTRLHDASGQLGAPGQVLSGNGLAGDGLVVACGQGAVAVERLQLQGKKKLDARDFLAGRPIAPGALLGEKTT
- a CDS encoding cob(I)yrinic acid a,c-diamide adenosyltransferase, whose translation is MKIYTKTGDSGETGLFGGTRISKASDRVESYGEVDELNSVIGLARMNPIDDERDALLRTIQSELFNVGAELAARPGKDVGIPKVDEPQVQTLERAIDTAEEELEPLAFFILPGGSPAASHLHHARTVCRRAERRVVSLAQQDEVRPALIRYLNRLSDLLFVLARLANHRAGVADVPWKGRDKKAGGSGDS